One Streptomyces sp. P9-A2 DNA window includes the following coding sequences:
- a CDS encoding TetR/AcrR family transcriptional regulator: MQSRTTTGRPGRLGRPRSAAADTAILAATREALVELGWSKLTLGDVASRAGVAKTTLYRRWAGKNELVVDAVAELFDELELPDRGSLAADIEGVVLQFAALLSRPEARSGLMAVIAESTLDEALRERIRVSIVERQKRLVLTGRARAQDRGELPPEPDPGEAARAVGLIFDMVAGAVVHRTLVSGQPVDEEWLHGFTRVLLSGLATAGTDP, from the coding sequence ATGCAGAGCCGCACGACCACCGGCCGTCCCGGACGCCTCGGACGTCCGCGCAGTGCCGCCGCCGACACCGCGATCCTGGCCGCGACCCGGGAGGCGCTGGTCGAGCTCGGGTGGTCCAAGCTCACCCTGGGGGATGTCGCGAGCCGCGCGGGGGTCGCCAAGACGACCCTCTACCGGCGCTGGGCGGGCAAGAACGAACTGGTCGTGGACGCGGTCGCCGAGCTCTTCGACGAACTCGAGCTGCCCGACCGCGGCAGCCTCGCGGCGGACATCGAGGGCGTGGTGCTCCAGTTCGCGGCGTTGCTGTCCCGCCCGGAGGCCAGAAGCGGGCTGATGGCGGTGATCGCGGAGTCCACCCTCGACGAGGCGCTGCGCGAACGCATCCGCGTCTCGATCGTCGAACGCCAGAAGCGCCTGGTCCTCACCGGCCGCGCCCGTGCCCAGGACCGGGGCGAGCTGCCCCCCGAGCCGGACCCGGGCGAGGCGGCCCGCGCCGTGGGCCTGATCTTCGACATGGTGGCCGGCGCGGTGGTCCACCGCACCCTGGTCAGCGGGCAGCCGGTGGACGAGGAGTGGCTGCACGGCTTCACCCGGGTCCTGCTCTCGGGTCTCGCCACGGCCGGCACCGACCCGTAG
- a CDS encoding ATP-binding protein — MTAERTVVTGASGCIKVELPCVPESAGRARAFISGVLAGWGLESDLADLGEAIVSELVTNSVDHTETRLTEIVVERRLDSSIRIGVSDGSQAAPCVEKATDDAESGRGLYLVDALSSRWGYDLYGWGKVTWAEIKAPAGASR, encoded by the coding sequence ATGACCGCTGAAAGAACAGTTGTGACCGGTGCCTCCGGTTGTATCAAGGTGGAGCTGCCCTGTGTCCCCGAGTCCGCGGGGCGCGCCCGCGCCTTCATCTCCGGCGTTCTGGCTGGTTGGGGCCTGGAATCGGACCTGGCCGACCTCGGAGAGGCCATCGTCTCGGAGTTGGTGACCAATAGCGTCGACCACACCGAAACACGCCTGACGGAGATTGTCGTCGAGCGTCGGCTCGACAGCTCTATTCGCATCGGGGTGTCTGACGGATCGCAGGCCGCTCCCTGCGTGGAGAAGGCCACCGACGATGCCGAAAGTGGCAGGGGCCTGTACCTGGTCGACGCGTTGAGCTCGCGTTGGGGCTACGACCTGTACGGCTGGGGCAAGGTCACCTGGGCTGAAATCAAGGCTCCGGCAGGAGCAAGCCGGTGA
- a CDS encoding thiopeptide-type bacteriocin biosynthesis protein yields the protein MRYRRDLAVGPRELSVLLCTITMRAAGLEWYEQADVWHRVITDEHRSALGDVPEDRLNARAQEVLPLLRADTDILLRVGGSLESVAKWAAAFRSAGEELGCAVGAGTLDRGLRQVFGYHVIFHWNRLGLSMRGQSVLAWAARAAILHRSTDDKSPVTPGAVIPFIERKKPLKVGHDLRDDGPTSTRGGEVTHAADPEHHRHGDR from the coding sequence TTGAGGTACCGCCGAGACCTGGCCGTGGGGCCTCGGGAGCTGTCCGTCCTCCTCTGCACGATCACGATGCGCGCCGCCGGACTTGAGTGGTACGAGCAGGCGGATGTCTGGCACCGCGTGATCACGGACGAACATCGATCGGCCCTCGGCGATGTCCCGGAAGACCGACTGAACGCCCGCGCCCAGGAAGTCCTGCCCCTGCTCCGCGCCGACACCGACATCCTGCTGCGTGTCGGCGGATCGCTGGAGTCCGTCGCCAAGTGGGCCGCCGCCTTCCGGAGCGCGGGTGAGGAACTCGGCTGCGCGGTCGGAGCGGGCACGCTCGACCGGGGACTGAGGCAGGTGTTCGGCTACCACGTGATCTTTCACTGGAACCGACTAGGGCTGTCCATGCGGGGACAGAGCGTTCTGGCATGGGCCGCGAGGGCGGCGATTCTGCACAGAAGCACGGATGATAAATCGCCTGTAACGCCCGGCGCGGTGATTCCATTCATAGAGCGAAAGAAGCCGTTGAAGGTTGGCCACGATCTGCGAGACGACGGCCCGACCAGTACTCGGGGCGGTGAAGTCACACATGCGGCTGATCCGGAGCATCACCGGCACGGTGACCGGTGA
- a CDS encoding XRE family transcriptional regulator encodes MSDVARASADMNRLVEADDRKGGHTSLVSSALEGRIKVLELQQRNAGERVRRALYALAAEYTTIAAWSCIDLRDLDMAQRYLNESATFAGLSQDPPTGMRVWINIAMLAYQRKNGPEQLAAAQAANATRAARRDPFFGSMGRVRLALAHSSLGDPQAAKRALGTAQETLGKAAEDERPRWTAFYGAAELNHLAAIILNHNRESAHAEAMAHRALAKIPGEFQRNRALATCQLALAQLRQGEPEQATATAATVFTIVEGAPLPGRMRTLIGDFHRELLRLAPSTTYARDWADRMREEWSRA; translated from the coding sequence ATGAGCGATGTAGCGCGCGCGTCGGCCGACATGAACCGGCTCGTGGAGGCGGACGACCGTAAAGGCGGGCACACGTCCTTGGTCTCCTCGGCCCTCGAAGGCCGTATCAAGGTTCTGGAACTCCAGCAGCGGAATGCCGGCGAGCGGGTGCGCCGCGCCCTGTACGCACTCGCGGCCGAGTACACCACCATCGCGGCCTGGTCGTGCATCGACCTGCGCGACCTGGACATGGCGCAGAGGTACTTGAACGAGTCGGCCACGTTCGCCGGCCTGTCCCAGGACCCGCCCACGGGAATGCGCGTGTGGATCAACATCGCCATGCTCGCCTACCAGCGGAAGAACGGACCGGAGCAACTCGCCGCAGCCCAAGCGGCCAACGCGACCCGAGCCGCCCGCAGGGACCCGTTCTTCGGCTCCATGGGCCGGGTCCGGCTCGCCCTTGCCCACTCGTCACTCGGGGACCCGCAAGCCGCCAAGAGGGCTCTTGGCACCGCGCAGGAAACCCTCGGAAAGGCTGCCGAGGACGAGCGTCCCCGATGGACCGCGTTCTACGGAGCGGCCGAGCTCAATCACCTCGCGGCCATCATCCTCAACCACAACAGGGAGTCCGCCCACGCCGAAGCGATGGCGCATCGCGCGCTGGCCAAAATTCCGGGAGAGTTCCAACGCAACCGCGCCCTGGCCACGTGTCAGCTCGCCCTCGCACAACTCCGTCAGGGAGAGCCAGAACAGGCCACAGCCACCGCGGCCACCGTCTTCACGATCGTGGAGGGCGCTCCACTGCCTGGACGGATGCGCACGTTGATCGGAGACTTCCACCGGGAACTGCTCCGGCTGGCACCGTCCACAACGTACGCCCGCGACTGGGCAGACCGCATGCGAGAGGAATGGAGTCGAGCGTGA
- a CDS encoding lantibiotic dehydratase has protein sequence MASRAVADYQWQGAAMLRATTSPGSADVPRTLDLDDVAGTRAWLNRVWQCEDFRSVLEPATPALSHAIETVVRGRQTEPRRVRRTALSTVCYLLRWQHRPTPLGLFAGTAPVSVGPRAGVRWRGKHHATIRPDAEWVTDMVLRLQRSPALLMRLPLLANNAAYPRGDRLVAPGPPSDGHALFLAPVEVSVRNTRPVAAAMDAAREPISYGDLHARLRDNFPQATTERICSSPTAARRSS, from the coding sequence ATGGCCTCCCGAGCAGTCGCCGACTACCAGTGGCAAGGCGCCGCGATGCTGCGCGCCACCACCAGCCCTGGATCGGCAGACGTACCCCGCACTCTCGACCTGGACGACGTGGCCGGCACCCGTGCCTGGCTGAACCGCGTCTGGCAGTGCGAAGACTTCCGCAGCGTGCTGGAGCCGGCCACCCCCGCGCTCTCCCACGCCATCGAGACCGTCGTCCGCGGCCGGCAGACCGAGCCCCGGCGTGTTCGCCGCACCGCACTGTCGACGGTCTGCTATCTCCTGCGGTGGCAGCACAGGCCGACTCCGCTCGGCCTGTTCGCCGGCACCGCCCCCGTGTCCGTCGGGCCGCGGGCCGGCGTGCGATGGCGCGGCAAGCACCACGCGACGATCCGGCCGGACGCCGAATGGGTCACCGACATGGTCCTGCGCCTCCAGCGCAGCCCAGCGTTACTGATGCGGTTACCGCTCCTCGCCAACAACGCCGCATATCCGCGCGGTGACCGGCTTGTGGCGCCGGGCCCGCCCTCCGACGGCCATGCCCTCTTCCTGGCGCCGGTCGAGGTATCGGTCCGCAACACCCGGCCGGTGGCCGCCGCGATGGACGCGGCCCGAGAACCCATCTCTTACGGCGACCTCCACGCTCGCCTGCGCGACAACTTCCCGCAGGCCACCACGGAGAGAATCTGTTCATCACCGACAGCCGCGAGGCGCAGCAGTTGA
- a CDS encoding acyl-CoA mutase large subunit family protein has translation MDADAIEEGRRRWQARYDAARKRDADFTTLSGDPVEPVYGPRPGDVYEGFERIGWPGEYPFTRGLYPTGYRGRTWTIRQFAGFGNAEQTNERYKMILGNGGGGLSVAFDMPTLMGHDSDDPRSLGEVGHCGVAIDSAADMEVLFKDIPLGDVTTSMTISGPAVPVFCMYLVAAERQGVDPAVLNGTLQTDIFKEYIAQKEWLFTPEPHLRLIGDLMEHCAAGIPAYKPLSVSGYHIREAGSTAAQELAYTLADGFGYVELGLSRGLDVDVFAPGLSFFFDAHLDFFEEIAKFRAARRIWARWMRDVYGAQSEKAQWLRFHTQTAGVSLTAQQPYNNVVRTAVEALAAVLGGTNSLHTNALDETLALPSEQAAEIALRTQQVLMEETGVANVADPLGGSWFVEQLTDRIEADAEKIFEQIKERGLRAHPDGRHPIGPITSGILRGIEDGWFTGEIAEAAFRYQRSLEKGDKNVVGVNVHTGSVTGDLEILRVSHEVEREQVRTLGERKAARDDTAVRTALSAMLDAARSGANMIGPMLDAVRAEATLGEICDALRDEWGVYTEPPGF, from the coding sequence ATGGACGCTGACGCCATCGAGGAGGGCCGCCGTCGCTGGCAGGCCCGGTACGACGCCGCGCGCAAGCGCGACGCAGACTTCACCACGCTCTCCGGCGACCCCGTGGAGCCGGTCTACGGGCCCCGGCCCGGTGACGTCTACGAGGGGTTCGAGCGGATCGGCTGGCCGGGGGAGTACCCCTTCACCCGCGGTCTGTATCCGACCGGCTACCGGGGGCGTACCTGGACGATCCGGCAGTTCGCCGGGTTCGGGAACGCCGAGCAGACCAACGAGCGCTACAAGATGATCCTGGGCAACGGCGGCGGCGGACTGTCCGTCGCCTTCGACATGCCCACGCTCATGGGACACGACTCCGACGACCCCCGCTCCCTGGGCGAGGTCGGGCACTGCGGGGTGGCCATCGACTCGGCCGCCGACATGGAGGTCCTGTTCAAGGACATCCCGCTCGGGGACGTGACGACCTCGATGACGATCAGCGGGCCGGCCGTGCCCGTCTTCTGCATGTACCTCGTCGCCGCCGAGCGCCAGGGTGTCGACCCCGCCGTGCTCAACGGCACGCTGCAGACGGACATCTTCAAGGAGTACATCGCCCAGAAGGAGTGGCTCTTCACGCCCGAGCCGCATCTGCGCCTCATCGGCGACCTGATGGAGCACTGCGCGGCCGGCATCCCCGCCTACAAGCCGCTCTCAGTATCCGGCTACCACATCCGCGAGGCCGGATCGACGGCCGCCCAGGAGCTGGCGTACACGCTCGCGGACGGCTTCGGGTACGTGGAACTGGGGCTCAGCCGCGGACTCGACGTGGACGTGTTCGCCCCCGGCCTGTCCTTCTTCTTCGACGCGCACCTCGACTTCTTCGAGGAGATCGCCAAGTTCCGTGCCGCGCGCCGCATCTGGGCCCGCTGGATGCGGGACGTGTACGGCGCGCAGAGCGAGAAGGCGCAGTGGCTGCGGTTCCACACCCAGACCGCGGGCGTCTCGCTGACCGCCCAGCAGCCGTACAACAACGTCGTGCGCACCGCCGTCGAGGCGCTCGCCGCCGTCCTCGGCGGGACCAACTCCCTGCACACCAACGCCCTGGACGAGACGCTCGCGCTGCCCAGCGAGCAGGCCGCCGAGATCGCCCTGCGCACCCAGCAGGTGCTCATGGAGGAGACCGGCGTCGCCAACGTGGCCGACCCGCTCGGCGGTTCCTGGTTCGTCGAACAGCTGACGGACCGGATCGAGGCGGACGCGGAGAAGATCTTCGAGCAGATCAAGGAGCGGGGCCTGCGCGCCCACCCCGACGGGCGGCACCCGATCGGCCCCATCACCTCCGGGATCCTGCGCGGCATCGAGGACGGCTGGTTCACCGGCGAGATCGCCGAGGCGGCGTTCCGCTACCAGCGGTCCCTGGAGAAGGGCGACAAGAACGTCGTCGGCGTCAACGTCCACACCGGCTCGGTCACCGGCGACCTGGAGATCCTGCGGGTCAGCCACGAGGTGGAACGCGAGCAGGTACGCACCCTCGGCGAGCGCAAGGCCGCCCGCGACGACACGGCGGTCCGCACGGCCCTGAGCGCCATGCTCGACGCGGCCCGCTCCGGCGCCAACATGATCGGGCCGATGCTGGACGCCGTACGCGCCGAGGCCACCCTGGGCGAGATCTGCGACGCGCTGCGGGACGAGTGGGGGGTGTACACGGAGCCCCCGGGCTTTTGA
- the fxlM gene encoding methyltransferase, FxLD system — protein sequence MTKKTVEPDEATRLRNLVVDELCADGTISSPEIEAAMRKVPRHEFAPDTPLNKAYETHAAVITKTDEHGVQLSSVSAPQIQAMMLDQAQVRSGMRVLEIGSGGLNAAYLAELVGEGGEVVTADIDPDVTERARRLLDEHGYDRVRVVTADAAEPIPDLGEVDVVMVTAGAWDISPAWTAQLKDGGRLVVPLRMRGLTRSVAFTQVTGEHGTCLESESARICGFVPMQGSTAHREELLLVNGTPEIGLRFDDGLPADPQRLDNAITTPRHEQWTGVTIGLQELLDTLQMAMAISLPGFCTMAVDDDLDTGLVAPSNKRFALAAVEDDTFAYLVTRRTEDNKHVEYGVHALGPNAKQLADKIADVLRGWEADRRGGPGPVIRVHPADTPDDQITADQVIDKVHSRISLSWPSA from the coding sequence ATGACCAAAAAGACCGTCGAGCCCGACGAGGCGACCCGCCTGCGGAACCTCGTGGTGGACGAGCTGTGCGCGGATGGCACGATCTCTTCCCCGGAGATCGAAGCGGCGATGCGCAAGGTCCCCCGCCATGAGTTCGCCCCCGACACGCCGCTGAACAAGGCGTACGAAACACACGCCGCCGTGATCACCAAGACGGACGAGCACGGCGTGCAGCTCAGTTCCGTCTCCGCTCCGCAGATCCAGGCCATGATGCTGGACCAGGCCCAGGTGCGTTCCGGCATGAGGGTGCTGGAGATCGGCTCGGGCGGGCTGAACGCGGCCTACCTCGCAGAACTCGTCGGTGAGGGCGGCGAAGTCGTCACGGCGGACATCGACCCCGATGTCACCGAGCGCGCTCGGCGGCTCCTGGACGAGCACGGCTATGACAGGGTTCGCGTCGTCACCGCGGACGCGGCCGAACCGATCCCGGACCTCGGTGAGGTCGATGTCGTCATGGTGACCGCCGGAGCCTGGGACATCTCTCCGGCCTGGACCGCGCAGCTCAAGGACGGCGGCCGGCTTGTGGTGCCGCTGCGGATGCGGGGCCTGACCCGGTCAGTGGCCTTCACCCAGGTCACGGGCGAGCACGGCACCTGCCTGGAGAGCGAGTCGGCGCGGATCTGCGGCTTTGTTCCCATGCAGGGCTCGACCGCCCACCGGGAAGAACTTCTGTTGGTCAACGGCACCCCGGAGATCGGACTGCGGTTCGATGACGGCCTGCCGGCCGACCCGCAACGGCTGGACAACGCCATCACGACACCACGCCACGAGCAGTGGACCGGCGTCACCATCGGCCTCCAAGAACTCCTTGACACCCTTCAGATGGCCATGGCGATCAGCCTGCCGGGCTTTTGCACGATGGCCGTCGATGACGACCTGGACACCGGCCTGGTCGCCCCCTCGAACAAGCGGTTCGCCCTCGCTGCCGTCGAGGACGACACCTTCGCCTACCTCGTCACCCGCCGCACCGAGGACAACAAGCACGTCGAGTACGGCGTACACGCCCTTGGCCCGAACGCGAAGCAGCTCGCCGACAAGATCGCTGACGTGCTCCGTGGCTGGGAGGCCGACCGGCGCGGCGGCCCCGGACCGGTCATCCGCGTCCATCCGGCCGACACCCCCGACGACCAGATCACGGCCGACCAGGTCATCGACAAGGTGCACAGCCGGATCTCGCTCTCCTGGCCCTCGGCGTAA
- the fxlA gene encoding FxLD family lanthipeptide — MTSATLTPPAVSADMDDDFAPLDVKVVVAEYPHGKLMCTTGDGCGTTCATGSSACNSFVEDPA; from the coding sequence ATGACGAGCGCCACCCTGACCCCGCCCGCCGTGTCGGCGGACATGGACGACGACTTCGCGCCCCTGGACGTGAAGGTTGTCGTCGCGGAGTACCCGCACGGCAAGCTCATGTGCACCACCGGCGACGGCTGCGGCACCACCTGCGCGACCGGTTCCTCCGCCTGCAACTCCTTCGTGGAGGACCCGGCCTGA
- a CDS encoding DUF6114 domain-containing protein, protein MSAETPVQSAGTFTRLRLRFRDWRGHRPFWAGFFTLLGGVPIAYFPYATLKLGHMSIAMATTAGAGSLIIGVLLITLGLTMWFQHATRIFAGVAAILLALVSLVVSNIGGFVVGYLLAMVGGALSLSWVPDKPQSEAGGRWKLFGGPSGNGARKDVPRGAPEGTAGEAGQPHPPYGAGDLGEADDARIEDHDRGHRVG, encoded by the coding sequence ATGAGTGCCGAGACTCCGGTCCAGAGCGCCGGGACTTTCACCCGGCTGCGTCTGCGATTCCGTGACTGGCGGGGCCACCGGCCGTTCTGGGCGGGCTTTTTCACCCTGCTCGGCGGGGTGCCCATCGCCTACTTCCCCTACGCCACGCTGAAGCTGGGCCACATGTCGATCGCCATGGCGACGACCGCCGGCGCGGGCTCTCTGATCATCGGTGTCCTGTTGATCACGCTGGGTCTGACCATGTGGTTCCAGCATGCCACCCGGATCTTCGCCGGTGTGGCGGCGATCCTCCTGGCCCTGGTGTCCCTCGTGGTCTCCAACATAGGCGGCTTCGTCGTCGGCTACCTGCTCGCGATGGTCGGCGGTGCGTTGTCCCTCTCCTGGGTGCCGGACAAGCCGCAGAGCGAGGCGGGCGGGCGCTGGAAGCTCTTCGGCGGACCGTCCGGCAACGGTGCTCGCAAGGACGTCCCCCGGGGCGCGCCCGAGGGCACCGCGGGCGAGGCGGGGCAGCCGCACCCTCCGTACGGGGCCGGCGACCTCGGGGAGGCGGACGACGCCCGGATCGAGGACCATGACAGGGGGCACCGTGTCGGCTGA
- a CDS encoding DUF3817 domain-containing protein → MKKSVLTRYRVMAYVTGVLLVLLTFGMVGKYLLDMGGAADFTQVVSIAHGWLYVLYLIFAFDLGSKLKWPVKKQIWVLLAGTVPTAAFFVERRISRELESAVTADAPATAEA, encoded by the coding sequence ATGAAGAAGAGCGTGCTGACCCGCTACCGGGTCATGGCCTACGTCACTGGTGTCCTGCTGGTTCTGCTGACCTTCGGAATGGTCGGCAAGTACCTGCTCGACATGGGTGGCGCGGCCGACTTCACGCAGGTCGTCAGCATCGCCCACGGCTGGCTGTACGTCCTGTACCTGATTTTCGCCTTCGACCTCGGCTCCAAGCTGAAGTGGCCGGTCAAGAAGCAGATCTGGGTGCTGCTGGCCGGGACCGTCCCGACGGCCGCGTTCTTCGTCGAGCGCAGGATCTCCCGCGAGCTGGAGTCGGCGGTCACCGCCGACGCGCCCGCGACCGCCGAGGCGTAA
- a CDS encoding GNAT family N-acetyltransferase: MTRVIDLGHYSQGSLPEGFKRMLIEVHADSYADAMDNEFNQRFPWFIDHWSGMDGFTCVVAFDGDEPTGFAYGAPLPPGREWWRSTEFEPNNGYTSTYAVSEVMVRPRWRKQGISDRLHAALLNERGEDLAVLLVDVTHPKVQELYETWGYEKAGEQRPFADSPLYAVMVKRLHP, from the coding sequence GTGACCAGAGTAATCGACCTGGGGCATTACAGTCAGGGAAGCCTTCCGGAAGGCTTCAAGCGCATGCTGATCGAGGTGCACGCCGACTCCTACGCCGACGCGATGGACAACGAGTTCAACCAGCGGTTTCCCTGGTTCATTGACCACTGGTCAGGAATGGACGGCTTCACCTGCGTCGTTGCCTTCGACGGAGACGAGCCGACCGGCTTCGCGTACGGCGCGCCGCTGCCGCCGGGCCGCGAATGGTGGCGCTCCACCGAGTTCGAGCCGAACAACGGCTACACCTCGACCTACGCCGTCTCCGAGGTCATGGTGCGTCCGCGGTGGCGGAAACAGGGCATCTCGGATCGTCTGCACGCAGCCCTGTTGAATGAGCGCGGCGAGGATCTCGCCGTACTCCTGGTCGACGTGACCCACCCCAAGGTGCAAGAGCTGTACGAGACGTGGGGTTACGAGAAGGCGGGCGAGCAGCGGCCGTTCGCCGATTCGCCGCTGTACGCGGTCATGGTGAAGCGGCTGCATCCCTGA
- a CDS encoding MarR family winged helix-turn-helix transcriptional regulator, with amino-acid sequence MPKPLSLSFDPIARADELWKQRWGSVPSMAAITSVMRAHQILLAEVDAVVKPYGLTFARYEALVLLTFSKSGELPMSKIGERLMVHPTSVTNTVDRLVRSGLVDKRPNPNDGRGTLASITDKGREVVEAATRDLMAMDFGLGAYDAAECTELFAMLRPLRLAAGDFDEE; translated from the coding sequence GTGCCGAAGCCGCTCAGTCTCTCGTTCGATCCCATCGCCCGTGCCGACGAACTCTGGAAGCAGCGCTGGGGGAGCGTGCCGTCCATGGCCGCGATCACCTCGGTCATGCGCGCCCACCAGATCCTGCTGGCCGAGGTCGACGCGGTGGTCAAGCCGTACGGGCTCACCTTCGCGCGGTACGAGGCGCTGGTGCTGCTGACCTTCTCGAAGTCCGGCGAGCTGCCGATGTCCAAGATCGGCGAGCGGCTCATGGTGCATCCCACGTCCGTGACGAACACCGTGGACCGGCTGGTGCGGTCGGGCCTGGTCGACAAGCGCCCCAACCCCAACGACGGCCGCGGCACCCTCGCGAGCATCACCGACAAGGGCCGCGAGGTCGTCGAGGCGGCCACCCGCGACCTGATGGCGATGGACTTCGGCCTCGGCGCCTACGACGCCGCGGAGTGCACCGAACTGTTCGCGATGCTCCGGCCGCTGCGGCTGGCGGCGGGGGACTTCGACGAGGAGTGA
- a CDS encoding DUF6230 family protein: MESQVRGGTRWKRFAVVMVPSVVATAAVGIGLAQGALAASFSVSGQDFKVKAQHLEGWGFAQYGGIDTGYSSTAGDEKEKTQHPVAISSFDRAEITKMCQSVKTKIPGIGTIYLRLDAGPNEKNKVEAKNLYIDVAQLDADATFTNIDIGVAVKDKTRGPALKQGDSVLPGGFAQQAEKADLYNVEQTAWATTAGTFKLSGLKMRLGTDPKMECY, encoded by the coding sequence ATGGAGTCCCAGGTGCGTGGCGGGACCAGATGGAAGCGGTTCGCCGTGGTCATGGTGCCCAGCGTGGTCGCCACGGCCGCGGTGGGTATCGGCCTGGCGCAGGGCGCCCTCGCGGCGTCGTTCAGCGTGTCGGGCCAGGATTTCAAAGTGAAGGCCCAGCATCTCGAGGGATGGGGTTTCGCCCAGTACGGCGGTATCGACACCGGTTACTCGTCGACCGCGGGCGACGAGAAGGAGAAGACCCAGCACCCGGTGGCGATCTCCTCGTTCGACCGTGCCGAGATCACCAAGATGTGTCAGTCCGTCAAGACGAAGATTCCCGGCATAGGGACGATCTACCTTCGTCTGGACGCGGGTCCGAACGAGAAGAACAAGGTCGAGGCCAAGAACCTCTACATCGACGTCGCCCAGCTCGACGCCGATGCGACCTTCACCAACATCGACATCGGTGTCGCGGTCAAGGACAAGACCCGGGGACCCGCGCTGAAGCAGGGCGACAGCGTACTGCCGGGCGGCTTCGCCCAGCAGGCGGAGAAGGCAGACCTCTACAACGTCGAGCAGACGGCGTGGGCGACCACCGCCGGGACGTTCAAGCTCAGCGGCCTGAAGATGCGTCTGGGCACGGACCCCAAGATGGAGTGCTACTGA
- a CDS encoding tetratricopeptide repeat protein produces the protein MQPRNMSMSGVVDLAAVKAAQEAKTKAEQTRAEAARQGGGGAVSPADLVIDVDEAGFESDVLQRSAEVPVVIDFWAEWCEPCKQLSPVLERLAVEYNGRFLLAKVDVDANQMLMQQFGIQGIPAVFAVVAGQALPLFQGAAGEAQIRQTLDQLVQVAEERFGLTGLAVDPDAVPGGGDGGAASEAEEPVGPYDALLEAAVRALDAGDLGGAIQAYRNVLTDDPGNPEAQLGLAQAELLQRVQGLDPQQVRADAAGNPKDIGAQITAADLDLVGGHVEDAFGRLIETVGRTAGDDRDAVRVRLLELFEVVGAEDPRVVTARRSLARALF, from the coding sequence ATGCAGCCACGGAACATGTCCATGAGCGGAGTCGTCGACCTCGCCGCGGTGAAGGCGGCCCAAGAGGCCAAGACGAAGGCGGAGCAGACCCGCGCGGAAGCGGCCCGGCAGGGTGGCGGGGGTGCCGTCTCCCCGGCCGACCTCGTCATCGACGTCGACGAGGCCGGCTTCGAGAGCGATGTCCTGCAGCGGTCCGCCGAGGTCCCGGTCGTCATCGACTTCTGGGCCGAGTGGTGCGAGCCCTGCAAGCAGCTGAGCCCCGTCCTGGAGCGGCTCGCCGTCGAGTACAACGGGCGCTTCCTCCTCGCCAAGGTCGACGTCGACGCCAACCAGATGCTGATGCAGCAGTTCGGGATCCAGGGGATCCCGGCGGTGTTCGCGGTGGTGGCCGGACAGGCGCTGCCGCTCTTCCAGGGGGCCGCGGGCGAGGCGCAGATCCGCCAGACCCTGGACCAGCTGGTGCAGGTCGCCGAGGAGCGTTTCGGTCTGACCGGACTCGCCGTCGACCCCGACGCCGTGCCCGGGGGCGGGGACGGCGGTGCCGCCTCGGAGGCCGAGGAGCCCGTCGGCCCGTACGACGCCCTGCTGGAGGCCGCGGTGCGGGCGCTGGACGCCGGTGACCTGGGCGGCGCGATCCAGGCCTACAGGAACGTGCTCACCGACGACCCGGGCAACCCGGAGGCCCAGCTGGGTCTCGCCCAGGCCGAACTGCTCCAGCGGGTGCAGGGCCTGGACCCGCAGCAGGTGCGTGCGGACGCCGCCGGCAACCCCAAGGACATCGGGGCGCAGATCACCGCCGCCGATCTGGACCTGGTGGGCGGCCATGTCGAGGACGCCTTCGGCCGGCTCATCGAGACGGTGGGGCGTACGGCGGGCGACGACCGCGATGCCGTACGGGTACGGCTGCTGGAGCTGTTCGAGGTGGTCGGCGCCGAGGACCCGCGGGTCGTCACGGCGCGCAGGTCACTGGCACGCGCTCTGTTCTGA